A genome region from Paradevosia shaoguanensis includes the following:
- a CDS encoding RidA family protein codes for MMTKQHFGTSHVPLSPAVRAGDFIYVSGQVPVGANGEVVVGGIEVQTRQVMENVKAALALAGAELSDVIKTFVILEDAREFAAFNKTYATYFPSNPPARTTLEARLMIDIKIEIEAVAYKPLK; via the coding sequence ATCATGACCAAGCAACATTTCGGCACCTCGCACGTCCCCCTGTCCCCCGCGGTGCGGGCAGGCGATTTCATCTATGTTTCCGGCCAGGTGCCGGTGGGCGCCAATGGCGAGGTCGTGGTCGGCGGCATCGAGGTGCAGACGCGCCAGGTCATGGAAAACGTCAAGGCCGCCCTGGCTCTCGCCGGCGCCGAATTGTCCGACGTGATCAAGACCTTCGTCATCCTTGAGGACGCGCGCGAGTTCGCGGCCTTCAACAAGACCTACGCCACCTATTTCCCCTCCAATCCGCCGGCTCGCACCACCCTTGAGGCGCGTCTGATGATCGATATCAAGATCGAGATCGAGGCGGTGGCCTACAAGCCCCTGAAATAA
- a CDS encoding SDR family oxidoreductase, whose translation MAETPSPFRMDGKHVLITGAGGGIGRSLAKVFRAAGATITGADRDPALLEGMELDHKLVFELTEPEAISKIISTHIAANGAPDALISNAGFTRGEVFEQVDNTVWASEMEINLNGAYYVAAPVVAAMEARGGGNVVFISSVNGLSHFGNPAYSAAKAGLIAFAKGLAVERGYKGIRANVVCPGSVRTPAWDHRIEANPELLKKVLPHYPLGRMVTPEEVAQTVLFLASPAASGVTGAVVPVDAGLTSGNLRFVNEVLKGGE comes from the coding sequence ATGGCAGAAACACCCTCCCCTTTCCGTATGGACGGCAAGCACGTACTCATTACCGGCGCAGGCGGCGGCATTGGTCGCTCGCTGGCAAAGGTGTTCCGCGCGGCGGGCGCGACGATCACCGGCGCGGACCGCGACCCAGCCTTGCTCGAGGGCATGGAGCTCGACCACAAGCTGGTCTTCGAACTCACCGAGCCGGAGGCAATTTCGAAAATCATTTCCACCCATATCGCGGCGAACGGTGCTCCGGACGCGCTGATCTCCAATGCCGGCTTCACGCGCGGAGAGGTGTTCGAGCAGGTCGACAACACGGTCTGGGCCTCGGAAATGGAGATCAACCTCAACGGCGCCTATTACGTGGCGGCGCCGGTTGTTGCCGCCATGGAGGCGCGAGGGGGCGGCAATGTGGTGTTCATTTCCTCGGTCAACGGGCTGAGCCATTTCGGCAATCCCGCCTATTCGGCGGCCAAGGCCGGGCTTATCGCCTTCGCCAAGGGTCTGGCGGTCGAGCGCGGATACAAGGGAATCAGGGCCAATGTCGTCTGCCCCGGCTCGGTGCGCACGCCGGCCTGGGATCACCGGATCGAGGCCAATCCCGAGCTCCTGAAGAAGGTTCTGCCGCACTATCCGCTGGGCCGGATGGTGACGCCGGAGGAAGTGGCGCAGACCGTATTGTTTCTGGCCTCGCCGGCAGCTTCAGGCGTGACGGGCGCCGTGGTGCCGGTGGATGCCGGATTGACCTCAGGCAATCTCCGCTTCGTCAACGAAGTCCTCAAGGGAGGGGAATGA
- a CDS encoding D-TA family PLP-dependent enzyme yields MMGLERIDTPAVLIDLDRVEGNLKRAQDYADAHNLPLRPHIKTHKLPRFAKRQIELGAIGITCQKLGEAEVMADAGIDDIFLPYNIIGDDKLARLKALHERITISVTADSSFVVAGLARTFTDPNHKLRVLVECDTGMGRCGVQTPWAAVELAQQIAAAPGLHFTGLMTYPAAGKVAENEDFLEKAKAALEAQGLAPEVISNGGTPDIWHAHDVTVATEHRPGTYIYLDRFQVAKGVGKLEDCALTVLTTVVSRPTENRAIIDAGSKALTSDTLGMDGFGYIVGYPDARIVGLSEEHGTIDLSGSAKKPEIGERLRIIPNHACVVSNLFDTVTLISGDEVVETVPVAARGRVG; encoded by the coding sequence ATGATGGGTCTCGAGCGCATCGATACGCCAGCGGTTCTCATCGATCTTGATCGCGTCGAGGGCAATCTCAAGCGGGCGCAGGACTATGCGGATGCGCACAACCTGCCGCTGCGTCCGCACATCAAGACGCACAAGCTGCCGCGCTTCGCCAAACGACAGATCGAACTGGGCGCGATCGGCATCACCTGCCAGAAGCTCGGCGAGGCCGAGGTGATGGCCGATGCCGGGATCGACGACATCTTCCTGCCCTACAATATCATCGGCGACGACAAGCTGGCCCGACTCAAGGCGCTGCATGAAAGAATCACGATCAGCGTGACGGCCGATTCCAGTTTCGTGGTGGCGGGCCTGGCGCGCACCTTTACCGACCCGAACCACAAGCTGCGCGTGCTGGTGGAATGCGATACCGGCATGGGCCGGTGCGGCGTACAGACGCCCTGGGCGGCGGTAGAGCTGGCGCAGCAGATCGCGGCGGCGCCGGGACTGCATTTTACCGGCCTCATGACCTATCCGGCTGCGGGCAAGGTGGCGGAGAACGAGGATTTCCTCGAGAAGGCCAAGGCCGCGCTCGAGGCGCAGGGGTTGGCGCCGGAGGTGATTTCCAATGGCGGGACACCTGACATCTGGCACGCCCATGACGTGACGGTGGCGACCGAACATCGGCCCGGGACCTATATCTACCTCGACCGCTTCCAGGTGGCGAAGGGCGTCGGCAAGCTTGAGGATTGCGCGCTGACGGTGCTGACGACGGTCGTCAGCCGGCCGACCGAGAATCGCGCGATCATCGATGCGGGGTCGAAGGCGCTGACCAGCGATACGCTCGGGATGGATGGTTTCGGTTACATCGTCGGCTATCCGGATGCCCGGATCGTCGGGCTCTCCGAGGAGCATGGCACGATCGATCTCAGCGGCAGCGCGAAGAAACCGGAGATCGGCGAGCGCCTGCGGATCATCCCCAACCACGCGTGCGTGGTGAGCAACCTCTTCGACACGGTCACCTTGATCTCGGGCGACGAGGTCGTCGAGACGGTGCCGGTGGCTGCGCGCGGACGGGTGGGGTAA
- a CDS encoding alpha/beta hydrolase family protein: MAISEERLRALLKVPNVALLLRGSKTEERSGYRVEYLNFVNCSNEPVRGILTRPLSMDSPGAALVYAHAHGGRYDIGASELTEGRPELLNPLGPVLAHLGFVTLAIDMPTFGERAAQSESAAAKAAFWYGQTLFGKMLGEQAAAITYLSSRSDVDVARVGMLGMSMGSTLTYWLAAIEPRLAAIAHLCCFADFATLVETGAHDRHGFYLSVPGLLAETSTGEIGGLVAPRPQLICVGEADPLTPPVAVDRALAQAQAAYGEKRAAKALEFFRQSGVGHEETTEMREVLTRFLKTHLQPGS; encoded by the coding sequence ATGGCCATCAGTGAGGAGCGCCTTCGCGCGCTATTGAAAGTACCCAATGTCGCCCTGCTGCTGCGCGGCTCGAAGACCGAGGAGCGCAGCGGCTACCGGGTGGAATACCTCAACTTCGTCAACTGCTCGAACGAGCCGGTCCGTGGGATCCTGACGCGGCCACTCAGCATGGATAGCCCCGGCGCCGCGCTTGTCTACGCGCACGCCCATGGCGGTCGCTACGATATCGGCGCGTCCGAACTCACCGAGGGGCGCCCGGAACTGCTCAATCCGCTCGGCCCGGTCCTCGCCCATCTCGGCTTCGTCACGCTGGCGATCGATATGCCCACCTTCGGCGAGCGAGCCGCCCAGAGCGAAAGCGCCGCTGCCAAGGCGGCCTTCTGGTATGGGCAGACGCTTTTCGGCAAGATGCTCGGCGAGCAGGCCGCCGCCATCACCTATCTCTCCTCGCGCAGCGACGTGGATGTCGCACGCGTCGGTATGCTCGGCATGTCGATGGGCTCGACGCTCACCTATTGGCTGGCCGCCATCGAGCCGCGGCTGGCCGCCATCGCCCACCTCTGCTGCTTCGCCGACTTCGCCACCCTTGTCGAAACCGGCGCGCATGACCGACACGGCTTCTACCTCTCGGTGCCCGGCCTTCTCGCCGAAACCTCCACCGGCGAGATCGGCGGTCTCGTCGCACCCCGTCCACAGCTCATCTGCGTCGGCGAAGCCGATCCGCTGACCCCGCCCGTGGCTGTCGACCGGGCGCTGGCCCAGGCTCAAGCGGCCTATGGCGAAAAGCGCGCGGCCAAGGCCCTGGAGTTTTTCCGTCAATCCGGCGTCGGCCACGAGGAGACGACCGAAATGCGGGAGGTTCTGACGCGCTTCCTGAAAACGCATTTGCAGCCAGGATCATAG
- a CDS encoding autotransporter outer membrane beta-barrel domain-containing protein, protein MSPQTPAFLGATPFKTLASLLVASTALTAAPVLGQQVVEYDNVYNANAPIVLTDDAILHRSLFNGQPATQNGVISGGYGVTKTGEGHLFLNGANTYSGGTVVQEGVLWLGNDQALGTGDVTMAGGALFTDYGSARMISNNVELLDIGNSQHQFFLRANVTWNGDIFGDGRLQKDGEATLVLDGDNSYAGGTQLDWGVLKAMRATALGTGDLDFGDRGTLAVADSVTLANNITTGAVAARVSVGVDETATLSGRISGNAPLIKSGDGTLRLTGDADYTGATRVAAGELRIAGVNALGRGALVVDDGATLSFDGLAAAPQHTVGSLAGAGHINFDGRWMVTGGDNSDTEFSGTFSNFSQLTKVGLGTMTLSNDYLDLDDLGGPGRIIVNEGRLNVFSEIVNGVVIGRNSGVIGGMGNIEGLYAYDSSVISPGVLPGDAATMQAGDITFASTAFYEVDAHADGSSDRIEAELARLAGTVRVRATAGDYADTTQYRILTVTDRFIEDNGVPTRFDGVTSDLFFLDASLSYDPNNVWLTLARNSRSFDQISGITPNQRAVAPVVEGLGAGNVLYDTIVSGTEAEGHAALDALSGEIHASVGTGLIEDSHHIRDTLLNRMRQPFSALVNGSFAALGYADDGELAPDAWTVTPWTQAFGGFQQFNSNGNASTLRQGTGGVLFGLDGTFENRFRVGIAGGVSGSRLNGDTGSSSIDVTSYHLAAYGAADLDALALRFGASYSWNTLASNRGIAFRSFADQASARYGAQTGQVFGEVGYKLAVGQVMVEPFAGLALVGVGADAFNESGGAAALSGGRLSQASAFATLGVRGNWTVTASEAGILSLNAGIGWRHAFNGGPGKRDLAFNAGGPAFQVSGVPLASDSLVLDAGLDYETANGLTLGVNYTGQLAGNAQSHAVKASLGFSF, encoded by the coding sequence ATGTCGCCCCAAACGCCTGCGTTCCTTGGTGCCACCCCGTTCAAGACCCTGGCCTCGCTGCTCGTCGCCAGCACCGCGCTCACGGCAGCGCCGGTCCTTGGCCAGCAGGTTGTCGAATACGACAACGTCTACAATGCCAACGCTCCGATCGTGCTCACCGACGATGCCATCCTCCATCGCTCGCTCTTTAACGGCCAGCCTGCAACGCAGAACGGGGTCATCAGCGGCGGCTACGGCGTCACCAAGACGGGCGAAGGACATCTCTTCCTCAATGGGGCCAACACCTATTCAGGCGGCACGGTCGTGCAGGAGGGCGTGCTCTGGCTCGGCAATGACCAGGCCCTTGGTACAGGCGACGTCACCATGGCCGGTGGCGCGCTGTTTACCGACTACGGCAGCGCGCGCATGATCAGCAACAATGTCGAGCTCCTCGATATCGGCAATAGCCAGCACCAGTTCTTCCTTCGCGCAAACGTAACCTGGAACGGCGACATTTTCGGCGATGGGCGCCTGCAGAAGGACGGTGAAGCCACGCTCGTCCTTGATGGCGACAATTCCTATGCCGGCGGCACGCAGCTCGATTGGGGCGTGTTGAAAGCCATGCGCGCCACTGCCCTCGGCACCGGCGATCTCGACTTCGGCGACAGGGGCACCCTGGCCGTGGCGGATAGCGTCACGCTGGCCAATAACATCACGACCGGCGCCGTAGCCGCCCGCGTCTCGGTAGGTGTCGATGAAACGGCCACGCTTTCCGGTCGCATTTCCGGCAATGCCCCGCTCATAAAATCCGGCGACGGCACGCTGCGCCTCACCGGAGACGCCGACTATACCGGCGCCACCCGCGTGGCCGCTGGTGAGCTGCGCATCGCCGGCGTCAACGCCCTCGGTCGCGGCGCGCTGGTCGTCGATGATGGCGCCACCCTCTCTTTCGACGGGCTGGCCGCCGCGCCCCAGCACACGGTCGGCTCGTTGGCTGGCGCCGGTCACATCAATTTCGACGGTCGCTGGATGGTCACCGGTGGCGACAATTCCGACACCGAATTCTCCGGCACCTTCTCCAACTTCAGCCAGCTCACCAAAGTCGGCCTCGGCACCATGACCTTGAGCAATGACTATCTTGATCTCGACGATCTGGGCGGCCCGGGCCGCATCATTGTCAATGAGGGGCGGCTCAACGTCTTCAGCGAAATCGTCAATGGCGTCGTGATCGGCCGCAATAGCGGTGTCATCGGTGGTATGGGCAATATCGAAGGTCTCTATGCCTATGACAGCTCGGTCATCTCGCCGGGCGTGCTGCCGGGCGATGCGGCAACCATGCAGGCCGGCGACATCACCTTCGCCAGCACCGCCTTCTATGAGGTCGATGCCCACGCTGACGGTTCGTCCGACCGCATCGAGGCCGAGCTGGCCCGCCTCGCCGGCACCGTGAGGGTGCGCGCTACAGCGGGCGATTACGCGGACACAACCCAGTACCGCATCCTCACCGTCACCGATCGGTTCATCGAGGACAACGGCGTGCCGACGCGGTTCGATGGCGTCACCTCGGACCTCTTCTTCCTTGACGCTTCCCTCTCCTATGATCCCAACAACGTCTGGCTGACTCTCGCCCGCAACAGCCGCTCCTTTGATCAGATATCGGGCATCACGCCCAACCAGCGCGCCGTCGCGCCTGTGGTCGAAGGCCTTGGCGCCGGCAACGTGCTCTACGATACCATCGTCTCGGGCACCGAGGCCGAAGGTCACGCCGCGCTCGATGCCCTTTCAGGCGAAATCCATGCCAGCGTCGGCACCGGCCTTATCGAAGATAGCCACCATATCCGCGACACGCTGCTCAACCGCATGCGCCAACCGTTCTCGGCCCTGGTCAATGGCAGCTTCGCCGCTCTGGGCTACGCCGACGACGGCGAGCTGGCTCCTGACGCCTGGACCGTCACTCCCTGGACACAGGCCTTCGGCGGTTTCCAGCAATTCAATTCCAACGGCAATGCCTCGACGCTCCGCCAGGGCACCGGCGGCGTTCTCTTCGGCCTCGATGGCACGTTTGAAAACCGCTTCCGCGTCGGTATCGCCGGTGGCGTCTCCGGCAGCCGCCTCAACGGAGATACCGGGTCGTCCTCCATCGACGTCACCAGCTACCATCTCGCCGCCTATGGCGCCGCCGATCTCGATGCACTCGCACTGCGTTTTGGCGCCTCCTATAGCTGGAACACGCTCGCCAGCAATCGCGGCATCGCTTTCCGCTCCTTCGCCGATCAGGCCTCGGCGCGCTACGGCGCCCAGACCGGTCAGGTCTTCGGCGAGGTCGGCTACAAGCTGGCGGTGGGGCAGGTGATGGTCGAGCCCTTCGCTGGATTGGCTTTGGTCGGCGTCGGCGCTGATGCTTTCAATGAGTCGGGCGGCGCCGCAGCTCTCAGCGGCGGCAGACTGTCGCAGGCGAGCGCTTTTGCCACCCTCGGCGTCCGCGGCAACTGGACCGTCACCGCGTCCGAAGCGGGCATTCTCTCGCTCAACGCCGGCATCGGCTGGCGCCATGCCTTCAACGGCGGCCCTGGCAAGCGAGACCTCGCCTTCAACGCGGGCGGCCCGGCCTTCCAGGTATCTGGTGTCCCGCTTGCCTCAGATAGCCTCGTGCTCGACGCAGGGCTCGACTACGAAACGGCAAACGGGCTGACGCTTGGCGTCAATTATACCGGCCAGCTCGCCGGCAACGCCCAGAGCCACGCCGTCAAGGCCAGCCTCGGTTTCAGCTTCTGA
- a CDS encoding molybdopterin-dependent oxidoreductase, producing MRRRRPLLVLISLAFGMLAVALAIPAPSQGAAGVLPDLLKLPEPQGDVLLEVSGRVAQRSISVKFDRAGLEAIGRRSITTTTAWNDGAHVFEGVLARDVMHAIGADDVESVRAIALNEYEATIPTSDFAKYNVLFAWSMDGKQMTARDKGPLWIVYPKLDHPELRDDKYDHRWVWQLYRLILP from the coding sequence ATGCGGCGCAGGCGCCCTCTATTGGTCTTGATCTCGCTGGCGTTCGGCATGCTGGCGGTTGCATTGGCGATACCGGCCCCGTCGCAGGGCGCGGCCGGGGTGTTGCCCGACCTTCTCAAGCTGCCGGAACCACAGGGCGACGTGTTGCTGGAAGTTTCGGGGCGGGTCGCGCAGCGGAGTATCTCCGTGAAGTTCGATCGCGCGGGGCTCGAGGCCATCGGGCGGCGCAGCATCACCACGACGACGGCCTGGAACGACGGGGCCCATGTCTTCGAGGGCGTGCTGGCGCGAGACGTGATGCATGCCATCGGCGCCGATGACGTGGAAAGCGTGCGCGCGATCGCGCTCAACGAATATGAAGCAACAATCCCCACCAGCGACTTCGCCAAGTACAACGTGCTCTTCGCCTGGAGCATGGATGGCAAGCAGATGACGGCCCGGGACAAGGGGCCGCTCTGGATCGTCTATCCCAAGCTCGACCATCCCGAGCTCAGGGACGACAAGTACGACCATCGCTGGGTCTGGCAACTTTATCGGTTGATCCTGCCGTGA
- a CDS encoding PAS domain-containing sensor histidine kinase: MTARGRRLSLIATILAICAFVAFLSVAITRLVEVQRSLTTGHGEYLLWAVSQAQYETQKLITAANQTQQMSQGALLRQYDITISRYVLLDEGEMSRRIAEVGHGGEVALALKALMGLEPYLTAADAKSANYSGRVQAAMGPYITNLRTIGNDLMIDTRERDGVRRATYNSTIIEIIVYILAILASGIFLTVQLMRSQNQLAKSDAKMRREKEFLDMLIESSGEGVVAFDRHMICTHWNSAAARIFNRPAHEVVGQQLRDTFPFPDGHAVPEMLTAALRGEDRYMSEHLLPGTEIYLEKACFPVRGDRKVVGGIMIVRDVTERYRAQRELAQHHSQLEELVAERTADLRNTEAQLRAAVQQAEQALIQEKHLRQLYRDFVSMVSHQFRTPLAIIDSSAQRMARRGDNMSGEEITTRAGKIRTAAGRLARLLESTLDGARMDAGEIEFNPRRSDLARLVREACERQRELHPARDFSLDLERLPASVRFDPLLMDQVVSNLISNATKYSPESTSVEVHGETRPDRVVLTIQDRGVGIPEEEMHRVFERFFRASTATGVAGTGIGLHVAREIVRMHGGDLTLNSRMGEGTSVHLTLPYDNQQQAAE; this comes from the coding sequence GTGACAGCCCGCGGCCGCCGTCTTTCGCTCATAGCCACTATCCTCGCCATCTGCGCCTTCGTCGCCTTCCTTTCGGTGGCGATCACGCGGCTTGTCGAGGTGCAGCGGAGCCTGACGACGGGCCACGGGGAATACCTGCTTTGGGCGGTCAGCCAGGCGCAATACGAGACGCAGAAGCTCATCACGGCAGCCAACCAGACGCAGCAGATGAGCCAGGGCGCGCTACTGCGCCAGTACGACATCACCATCAGCCGCTACGTGCTGCTGGACGAGGGAGAAATGTCGCGGCGTATCGCCGAGGTGGGCCATGGCGGGGAGGTGGCGCTGGCGCTCAAGGCGCTGATGGGGCTCGAGCCCTACCTCACTGCAGCGGATGCCAAGTCCGCCAATTACTCTGGGCGGGTGCAGGCGGCGATGGGGCCCTACATCACGAACCTGCGCACTATCGGCAATGACCTGATGATCGATACGCGCGAGCGCGATGGGGTGCGGCGGGCGACCTACAATTCGACCATCATCGAGATCATCGTCTACATCCTCGCCATTCTCGCCAGCGGCATCTTTCTTACCGTGCAGCTCATGCGCAGCCAGAACCAACTGGCCAAATCCGATGCCAAGATGCGGCGGGAGAAGGAATTTCTCGACATGCTCATCGAGTCGAGCGGGGAAGGCGTGGTGGCGTTCGATCGCCACATGATCTGCACGCACTGGAACTCGGCAGCGGCCCGCATCTTCAACCGACCGGCTCATGAGGTTGTCGGGCAGCAATTGCGGGACACGTTCCCGTTTCCGGATGGGCATGCGGTTCCGGAGATGCTGACGGCGGCTTTGCGGGGCGAGGACCGCTATATGTCCGAGCATCTGCTGCCGGGGACGGAAATCTATCTCGAAAAAGCGTGCTTCCCGGTGCGGGGCGATCGCAAGGTGGTCGGCGGCATCATGATCGTTCGCGATGTCACGGAGCGCTATCGCGCGCAGCGGGAGCTGGCGCAGCACCATTCCCAGCTTGAGGAACTGGTGGCGGAGCGGACGGCGGACCTGCGCAATACCGAGGCGCAATTGCGCGCTGCGGTGCAGCAGGCGGAACAGGCGCTGATCCAGGAAAAACACCTGCGCCAGCTCTATCGCGATTTCGTCTCGATGGTTTCGCACCAGTTCCGCACGCCGCTCGCCATCATCGATTCCAGTGCCCAGCGCATGGCACGGCGCGGCGACAACATGTCGGGCGAGGAGATCACGACGCGCGCAGGCAAGATCCGAACGGCGGCGGGTCGGCTGGCGCGGCTGCTTGAAAGCACGCTGGATGGGGCACGCATGGATGCGGGCGAGATCGAGTTCAATCCACGCCGGAGCGACCTCGCACGGCTGGTGCGGGAGGCCTGCGAGCGGCAGCGCGAACTGCATCCGGCGCGGGATTTCAGCCTCGACCTCGAGCGGCTGCCGGCCTCGGTGCGCTTCGATCCGCTGCTGATGGACCAGGTAGTTTCCAACCTCATTTCCAACGCGACCAAATATTCACCCGAAAGCACTTCGGTGGAAGTTCATGGCGAAACACGTCCTGACAGGGTGGTGCTCACCATTCAGGATCGCGGCGTCGGGATCCCCGAAGAGGAGATGCATCGTGTCTTCGAGCGCTTCTTCCGGGCGAGCACGGCAACGGGCGTCGCCGGCACCGGCATCGGGCTCCACGTGGCCCGCGAGATCGTGCGCATGCATGGCGGCGACCTCACCCTCAACTCGCGCATGGGCGAAGGAACCTCGGTTCACCTGACCCTTCCCTATGACAATCAGCAACAGGCAGCGGAATGA
- a CDS encoding response regulator: MNDFDDSGALILCVEDEDDLRNDIVEELQAAGYRTLEAGDGHAALAILAEQKPDLVLCDITMPGLDGYGVMRELRTKRADMADVPFLFLTALAGRADVIQGKAAGADDYLVKPIDYDIMLATIRSRLAQVHRIRRNIDAEIAETRRGLAAAIVERSQEAVALVASTLDRMAAGFVLVEPALELVQANATARAIFEEADGVSLRGGKLAGVSAQTLRRLFVEMVEQGKSGRAIALERPYRRPLLAQVSVFSSEPARLALVLLDPDRQPVLSSEVAIQMYGLTPTEAKIAIALAGGKRTDEIADDFSIAATTISFHLQNLFRKTQTTRQSDLIALMLRSALPAEAAAAN, from the coding sequence ATGAACGATTTTGACGATAGCGGCGCATTGATCCTGTGCGTCGAGGATGAGGACGACCTGCGCAACGACATCGTCGAGGAATTGCAGGCGGCTGGTTATCGCACGCTGGAAGCGGGCGATGGACACGCGGCGCTTGCCATTCTGGCCGAACAGAAGCCGGACCTCGTGCTTTGCGACATCACCATGCCCGGACTCGATGGGTACGGGGTGATGCGCGAGCTGCGCACCAAACGCGCCGACATGGCCGACGTGCCGTTCCTGTTTCTCACGGCGCTCGCGGGACGTGCCGACGTGATCCAGGGCAAGGCGGCGGGGGCGGACGATTATCTCGTCAAGCCGATCGACTACGACATCATGCTGGCGACGATCCGTTCGCGGCTGGCGCAGGTGCATCGCATTCGGCGCAATATCGATGCGGAGATCGCCGAGACGCGGCGAGGCCTGGCGGCGGCCATTGTCGAGCGATCGCAGGAGGCGGTGGCGCTGGTGGCGTCGACGCTCGATCGCATGGCGGCGGGGTTCGTTCTGGTCGAACCCGCACTCGAATTGGTGCAGGCGAACGCTACGGCGCGGGCGATCTTCGAGGAGGCGGACGGCGTGAGCCTGCGAGGCGGGAAGCTCGCGGGCGTGTCGGCGCAGACGCTACGGCGGCTCTTCGTCGAGATGGTCGAACAGGGCAAGAGCGGGAGGGCGATCGCGCTGGAACGGCCCTATCGGCGGCCATTGCTGGCGCAGGTGTCGGTATTTTCGAGCGAGCCGGCGCGGCTGGCGCTAGTGCTGCTGGATCCAGACCGGCAGCCGGTGCTGTCGAGCGAGGTGGCCATCCAGATGTATGGGCTGACGCCGACCGAGGCGAAGATCGCCATTGCGCTGGCGGGCGGGAAGCGGACGGACGAAATTGCCGACGACTTCTCGATCGCGGCGACAACGATCTCGTTCCACCTGCAGAACCTTTTCCGGAAGACGCAGACGACGCGGCAATCGGACCTGATCGCACTGATGCTGCGCAGTGCCTTGCCGGCCGAGGCAGCTGCTGCAAACTAA
- a CDS encoding sugar phosphate isomerase/epimerase family protein: MLRTGLNPHGLSYHLGIEGAGTPRANPPAKGLEGLLSIAAELGARALEVNDTWLEKLNPAALDALRLRLEGLHLLPVISASIDHGNIETCIRLAVALNAKIIRLALTPVTAGDRAAWGNRWYELVSTARSHLLDWALRAAEHGLTIGIENHQDFTSHELIAFCHEAGPNVGIVLDTGNCFAVGEAPLDFAHAVAPLVRHVHLKDYRIQFTDEGFRLARCAIGDGAVPLKEIIELLAAQHPHLTAIIEPGGLETRHVRLFTPGWWRGYAPREAESLAACLLAAQRNKLPPDADYRTPWERGADGEVAEYELATIRRSAENLKSLGLI, from the coding sequence ATGCTGCGCACCGGACTGAACCCGCACGGCCTGAGCTATCATCTGGGTATCGAGGGGGCCGGCACGCCGCGCGCCAATCCCCCCGCCAAAGGCCTCGAAGGCCTCCTCTCGATTGCCGCCGAACTCGGCGCCCGTGCCCTCGAAGTCAACGATACCTGGCTCGAAAAGCTGAACCCTGCCGCTCTCGATGCGCTCCGGCTACGGCTCGAAGGCCTGCACTTGCTACCCGTGATCAGCGCCAGCATCGACCACGGCAATATCGAAACCTGTATCCGCCTGGCCGTGGCCCTCAACGCCAAGATCATCCGCCTCGCCCTGACACCTGTCACCGCCGGCGACCGAGCGGCCTGGGGCAACCGCTGGTACGAACTCGTCTCAACAGCACGTTCGCATCTCCTGGACTGGGCGCTCCGCGCAGCCGAGCACGGCCTTACCATCGGCATCGAAAACCATCAGGATTTCACCAGCCACGAACTGATCGCTTTCTGCCACGAAGCCGGTCCCAATGTCGGCATCGTCCTGGATACCGGCAATTGCTTTGCCGTTGGCGAGGCCCCGCTCGATTTTGCCCACGCCGTCGCGCCGTTGGTGCGCCACGTCCATCTCAAGGACTACCGTATCCAGTTCACCGACGAAGGCTTCCGCCTCGCGCGCTGTGCCATCGGCGATGGCGCCGTGCCTCTCAAGGAGATTATCGAACTCCTCGCCGCCCAGCACCCGCACCTGACTGCGATCATCGAGCCTGGCGGCCTCGAAACGCGCCATGTACGTCTGTTTACGCCTGGCTGGTGGCGCGGCTACGCCCCCCGCGAGGCCGAGAGTCTGGCCGCCTGTCTTCTTGCGGCCCAGCGCAACAAGCTGCCGCCCGATGCGGATTATCGCACGCCTTGGGAACGCGGCGCCGATGGCGAGGTGGCCGAATATGAACTCGCCACCATCCGCCGGTCCGCCGAAAACCTGAAATCGCTCGGCCTGATCTAG